The Procambarus clarkii isolate CNS0578487 chromosome 56, FALCON_Pclarkii_2.0, whole genome shotgun sequence genome includes a region encoding these proteins:
- the LOC123770815 gene encoding protein white, with protein sequence MTSVQGLKFKRRSQTMEEIDLGEKGVVANGFDPAAGVTYAWRNLNVFAPGKGFIKKSPKTHILKDVSGMCEGGQLLAIMGSSGAGKTTLLNVLTFRTTKLEVSGDIHINGKPVDMRTIAGVSAYVQQEDLFTGVFTVKEQLHFNAQLRIGKEVSQKDRLQRVKEVMKELGLNKCANTRIGIPGRIKGISGGEKKRLAFACEMITNPLLLLCDEPTSGLDSFMAQSVVGAMKRLTSLGKTVIATIHQPSSEVFALFDRLLVMAEGRVAFSGTVDQAHSFFTRMERPCPENYNPGDHFIYALAVRTGIEEECRQFITHVCDSYRDGEGQEMDEKIKEVLKEPVHGDPLAHIKLPKSPYRASWGNQFAAMMRRSFVELSRDLTLVITKIAQSLFFSIVFGLIFFDLDKDGISLTSVQNISGVLFVFLTNMTFSNMFPVVTTFSGVMPLFLREHWNGLYRTDIFFLTRNLVELPIFIISPVGFISIAYYMVGLRADVENFFTTMLIMVLVANVAISYGYMISCMAKNYQTALVLSTPLTFPLLLFGGFYMKPGTVPVYLDWMSYLSWFQYSYEALSINQWKNTMFCTNETISGNCSSEFEIGSDIIATLGFDEKHFGMDIGALCALFVGYRFLAFLLLLSKTIR encoded by the exons ATGACATCAGTCCAAGGGCTGAAGTTCAAGCGGCGATCACAG ACAATGGAGGAGATCGACCTGGGAGAGAAGGGCGTGGTTGCGAACGGCTTCGATCCTGCTGCGGGGGTGACCTACGCGTGGCGCAATCTCAATGTCTTCGCCCCGGGCAAAGGCTTCATCAAGAAGTCGCCCAAGACTCATATCCTGAAGGACG TCTCAGGGATGTGTGAGGGCGGGCAGCTGCTGGCTATCATGGGCTCGTCAGGAGCAGGGAAGACCACACTCCTCAACGTCCTCACCTTCAG GACGACGAAGCTGGAGGTCTCAGGCGATATTCACATCAACGGTAAGCCGGTGGACATGCGTACTATCGCTGGCGTCTCGGCGTACGTCCAACAGGAAGATCTCTTTACTGGCGTCTTCACCGTTAAGGAGCAGCTCCACTTCAAT GCTCAACTGAGGATTGGCAAGGAGGTCTCACAGAAGGATAGGCTGCAACGCGTGAAAGAAGTCATGAAGGAA CTGGGCCTGAACAAGTGCGCCAATACGAGGATCGGCATCCCAGGACGCATTAAGGGAATCTCTGGCGGAGAGAAGAAAAGACTCGCCTTTGCCTGTGAG ATGATCACCAACCCTCTCCTGCTGCTGTGTGACGAGCCCACCTCCGGCCTCGACTCCTTCATGGCCCAGAGTGTGGTCGGGGCCATGAAGCGGCTCACTAGCTTGGGCAAGACGGTCATTGCCACCATTCACCAGCCCAGCTCAGAGGTCTTCGCCCTCTTCGACCGCCTCCTGGTCATGGCCGAGGGCCGAGTCGCCTTCTCCGGCACGGTCGACCAGGCCCACTCCTTCTTCACCAG GATGGAGCGCCCTTGCCCTGAAAACTACAATCCGGGAGACCATTTCATCTACGCCCTCGCTGTCCGGACAGGCATTGAGGAGGAGTGCCGGCAGTTTATCACTCACGTCTGCGACTCCTACAG AGACGGTGAAGGCCAGGAGATGGATGAGAAGATCAAGGAGGTCTTAAAGGAACCTGTCCACGGAGACCCCTTGGCCCACATCAAGTTACCCAAGAGCCCTTACCGTGCCTCCTGGGGCAACCAGTTCGCCGCTATGATGAGGAGAAGCTTCGTAGAACTCTCCAGAGACCTCACTCTAGTGATTACTAAAATCGCGCAGTCGTTG TTTTTCTCCATCGTGTTCGGCTTGATCTTCTTCGACCTGGACAAAGATGGCATTTCGCTCACATCTGTACAGAACATCAGCGGTGTTCTCTTCGTGTTCCTCACCAATATGACGTTCTCCAACATGTTCCCCGTCGTTACG ACCTTCTCCGGGGTAATGCCGCTCTTCCTTCGGGAGCACTGGAACGGACTCTATCGCACGGACATCTTCTTCCTGACCAGGAACCTCGTTGAGCTGCCCATATTCATCATAAGCCCCGTCGGCTTCATTTCTATTGCTTACTATATGGTGGGACTCAG GGCTGATGTTGAGAACTTCTTCACAACGATGTTGATCATGGTTCTGGTGGCGAACGTAGCAATTTCGTACG GTTACATGATCTCCTGTATGGCCAAGAACTACCAGACGGCGCTTGTCCTCTCTACacctctcaccttccctctcttACTCTTCGGCGGGTTCTACATGAAGCCAgg GACGGTTCCCGTGTACCTGGACTGGATGAGTTACCTGTCCTGGTTCCAGTACAGTTATGAGGCCCTGAGCATCAACCAGTGGAAGAACACGATGTTCTGCACCAACGAGACCATCAGTGGCAACTGCTCTTCTGAGTTTGAAATAGGATCCGATATCATCGCCACACTCGGTTTTGATGAG AAACATTTCGGGATGGACATCGGTGCTCTATGCGCCCTGTTTGTTGGGTACCGCTTCctggccttcctcctcctcctctccaagaCTATTCGGTAG